In Zingiber officinale cultivar Zhangliang chromosome 8B, Zo_v1.1, whole genome shotgun sequence, a single genomic region encodes these proteins:
- the LOC122016914 gene encoding mediator of RNA polymerase II transcription subunit 15a-like, protein MEANSWRSTQGEMPDGRSGDWKTQLHPEARQRIVNKIMDTLKRHLPISDSNGLNELQKIAIRFEEKIYTAAADQSDYLKRISQKMLSMEKKPQHPGGSGQINHSINQNHVDQGMSC, encoded by the exons ATGGAGGCGAACAGTTGGAGGTCGACTCAGGGGGAGATGCCAGATGGGAGATCTGGTGACTGGAAGACCCAGCTCCATCCCGAGGCGCGGCAGAGAATCGTCAATAAGAT aatgGACACTTTGAAGAGGCATCTTCCAATCTCTGATTCTAATGGTCTAAATGAACTTCAGAAAATTGCTATTCGGTTTGAGGAGAAGATATATACTGCAGCGGCAGATCAG TCTGATTATTTGAAAAGGATTTCTCAAAAAATGTTGTCAATGGAGAAAAAGCCTCAGCATCCTGGAGGATCTGGACAAATTAACCATTCTATTAACCAAAATCATGTAGATCAAGGTATGTCCTGTTGA